From the Caballeronia sp. NK8 genome, one window contains:
- a CDS encoding L-serine ammonia-lyase, which yields MAVSVFDLFKIGIGPSSSHTVGPMRAALMFAQGLERDGLLDSTASVKCELYGSLGATGKGHGTDRGVMLGLMGDAPDTVDASSIVARLDAVRASKTLALLGTRKIPFTIKENIAFYRQALPEHPNGMKLHAFDANGALLREATYLSVGGGFVVTAGAANTAVLTAHEHLPYPFLTGDELMKMCTESGKSIAQLMWENERVWRSEDEIRSGLLRIWDVMQDCVARGCGIGNPAAEGHLPGPFQVKRRAPQLYRALTGKPEQALRDPLSMIDWINLYAIAVNEENAIGGRVVTAPTNGAAGIIPAVLHYYDRFVPGSNTQGVIDFLLTAAAIGILYKMNASISGAEVGCQGEVGVACSMAAGALAAVLGGTPAQVENAAEIGMEHNLGLTCDPVGGMVQIPCIERNAMGSVKAVNAARMAMRGDGSHYVSLDSVIKTMRETGADMKTKYKETSRGGLAVNIVEC from the coding sequence ATGGCAGTCAGCGTATTCGACCTCTTCAAGATCGGCATCGGCCCTTCGAGTTCGCACACCGTCGGACCGATGCGCGCCGCGCTGATGTTCGCGCAAGGGCTCGAGCGGGACGGGCTGCTGGACTCGACGGCATCGGTGAAGTGCGAGCTCTACGGCTCGCTCGGCGCGACGGGCAAAGGCCACGGCACCGACCGCGGCGTGATGCTCGGCCTGATGGGCGACGCACCGGATACCGTGGATGCGTCGAGCATCGTCGCGCGGCTGGACGCCGTGCGCGCGTCGAAGACGCTCGCGCTGCTCGGCACGCGCAAGATTCCGTTCACGATCAAGGAGAACATCGCGTTCTATCGGCAGGCGTTGCCGGAGCATCCGAACGGCATGAAGCTTCACGCGTTCGATGCGAACGGCGCGTTGCTGCGCGAGGCGACGTATCTGTCGGTTGGCGGCGGGTTCGTCGTGACGGCGGGCGCGGCGAACACGGCGGTGCTGACGGCGCACGAGCATTTGCCGTATCCGTTCCTGACCGGCGACGAGCTCATGAAGATGTGCACGGAATCGGGCAAGTCGATCGCGCAACTGATGTGGGAAAACGAGCGCGTGTGGCGCAGCGAGGACGAAATCCGCAGCGGCCTGCTGCGTATCTGGGACGTGATGCAGGATTGCGTCGCGCGCGGGTGCGGTATCGGCAATCCGGCGGCGGAAGGGCACTTGCCGGGGCCGTTCCAGGTGAAGCGGCGCGCGCCGCAGTTGTACCGGGCGCTGACGGGCAAGCCGGAGCAGGCGCTGCGCGATCCTTTGTCGATGATCGACTGGATCAATCTCTACGCAATCGCGGTGAACGAGGAGAACGCGATCGGCGGACGTGTCGTCACGGCGCCGACCAATGGCGCGGCGGGCATCATTCCGGCGGTGCTGCACTATTACGATCGCTTCGTGCCGGGGTCGAACACGCAAGGCGTGATCGACTTTCTGCTGACGGCGGCGGCGATCGGCATTCTGTACAAGATGAATGCTTCCATCTCAGGCGCTGAAGTCGGATGTCAGGGCGAAGTCGGCGTCGCGTGTTCGATGGCGGCGGGCGCGCTGGCCGCGGTGCTCGGCGGAACACCGGCGCAGGTCGAGAATGCCGCGGAAATCGGCATGGAGCATAACCTCGGGCTGACGTGCGATCCGGTCGGCGGGATGGTGCAGATTCCGTGCATAGAGCGCAACGCGATGGGTTCGGTCAAAGCCGTCAATGCCGCGCGCATGGCGATGCGGGGCGACGGGTCTCACTATGTATCGCTGGATTCGGTGATCAAGACGATGAGAGAGACGGGCGCGGATATGAAGACCAAGTACAAGGAAACTTCGCGCGGCGGGCTGGCGGTGAATATCGTGGAGTGTTGA
- a CDS encoding flagella synthesis protein FlgN — protein MRDALLATVTEEVAAVQAFESLLVDEEKALIAAQPLPVLPEIIANKTALTERIAALEKARDEQLNALGFPAGFVGMEAAAADDSQIAEQWALLTAAARRAKQGNNNNGVLIRTRMEYNRKALAALQVAPSKAGFYGPDGRVPGA, from the coding sequence ATGAGAGACGCCCTGCTTGCCACCGTCACCGAAGAAGTCGCCGCTGTACAGGCCTTCGAATCCCTCCTCGTCGATGAGGAAAAAGCGCTGATTGCGGCGCAGCCGCTGCCGGTGCTGCCCGAGATCATCGCGAACAAGACCGCGCTCACCGAACGCATCGCCGCGCTCGAAAAAGCGCGCGACGAGCAGTTGAACGCGCTCGGTTTCCCTGCCGGCTTCGTCGGCATGGAGGCCGCCGCCGCGGACGACAGCCAGATCGCCGAGCAATGGGCATTGCTCACTGCCGCGGCCCGCCGCGCGAAGCAGGGCAACAATAACAATGGCGTGCTGATCCGCACGCGCATGGAATACAACCGCAAGGCGCTCGCCGCCTTGCAGGTCGCGCCGTCCAAAGCCGGTTTCTACGGCCCGGATGGCCGCGTGCCGGGCGCCTGA
- a CDS encoding alginate lyase family protein, which yields MLGAMLIAASSAQAAMNFCAAPAMQTSERTNADPGVKALVKMVQSHVSDQPKPRAKLHTEGTLPHEGIYDESIEAEKDLGLMRDAALAWRATGDERYLRLVDRFLLAWTTTYQPSFNPIDETNFESLILAYDLTASALPVKTRNAANAFITKMVTGYIADMDKQPRPLAGNYRNNWQSHRVKLVAMGAFTIDDRKLINAAQRLFVEHIGDNIAPDGSTVDFAERDALRYVTYDLQPLVTAALSARRHNRNWLPERAQSGATLAEALNWLTPYALGTKTHDEFVKSSVPFDAKRREAGLPGFSGQWDPKNAAELFHLAARLDGRYTPVALRLAPAPPAWLAVCLPVPAR from the coding sequence ATGCTCGGCGCAATGCTGATCGCGGCATCGTCCGCGCAGGCCGCGATGAATTTTTGCGCCGCGCCCGCGATGCAGACGAGCGAGCGCACCAATGCCGATCCCGGCGTGAAGGCGCTCGTGAAAATGGTGCAATCGCATGTGAGCGATCAGCCGAAGCCGCGCGCGAAGCTGCACACCGAGGGCACGCTGCCGCACGAAGGCATTTACGACGAAAGCATCGAAGCGGAAAAAGACCTCGGCCTGATGCGCGATGCCGCGCTCGCGTGGCGCGCGACCGGCGACGAGCGTTATCTGCGGCTCGTCGACCGTTTCCTGCTCGCCTGGACGACGACTTATCAGCCGAGCTTCAACCCGATCGACGAGACGAACTTCGAATCGTTGATTCTCGCGTACGACCTCACGGCGAGCGCCTTGCCGGTCAAGACGCGCAACGCGGCGAACGCGTTCATCACGAAGATGGTGACCGGTTATATCGCCGATATGGACAAGCAGCCGCGGCCGCTCGCGGGCAATTACCGGAACAACTGGCAAAGTCATCGCGTGAAGCTGGTGGCGATGGGCGCTTTCACGATCGACGACCGCAAGCTCATCAACGCGGCGCAGCGGCTGTTCGTCGAGCATATCGGCGACAACATCGCGCCGGATGGATCGACTGTCGATTTCGCCGAGCGCGACGCGCTGCGCTATGTCACTTACGATCTTCAGCCGCTCGTGACAGCGGCCCTCTCCGCGCGGCGGCACAACCGCAACTGGCTGCCGGAGCGCGCGCAGTCGGGCGCGACGCTCGCCGAAGCGCTCAACTGGCTCACGCCGTATGCGCTCGGCACAAAGACGCACGATGAGTTCGTGAAATCGTCGGTGCCGTTCGACGCCAAGCGGCGCGAAGCCGGATTGCCGGGTTTCTCGGGACAGTGGGATCCGAAGAACGCGGCTGAACTCTTTCATCTCGCGGCACGTCTCGACGGCCGCTACACGCCGGTCGCGTTGCGGCTCGCACCGGCGCCGCCAGCCTGGCTCGCGGTGTGTCTGCCGGTGCCGGCGCGCTAA
- the flhA gene encoding flagellar biosynthesis protein FlhA, which yields MNARAGFFAKRPDALGTQNLRALAGPILICMILGMMILPLPAFLLDLLFTFNIALSVMVLLVSMYTQKPLDFAAFPSVLLFSTLLRLSLNVASTRIVLLEGHTGPDAAGQVIESFGHFLVGGNFAVGIVVFVILMIINFMVITKGAGRIAEVGARFTLDAMPGKQMAIDADLNAGLINEETAKKRRQAVAQEAEFYGSMDGASKFVRGDAIAGLLIMVINVVGGLIVGMLQHDMDFGHAATNYTLLTIGDGLVAQIPSLIISTAAGVIVSRVATEEDIGTQLTGQLFQNPRVLMITGVIIGIMGLIPGMPHFAFMLLGGGLIYAARTMNKRAEAKKKASAVTDVTPLAASAAAASAENAEASWEDVSLIDPLGLEVGYRLIPLVDRNSDGELLKRIKGIRKKFAQEIGFLPPVIHIRDNLELRPNGYRIALKGVEVGVGEAFPGQWLAINPGQVSAALPGAQTQDPAFGLPAVWIDTNLREQAQVYGYTVVDASTVVATHLNHLVVTHAAELLGRQEVQALLERIGKDTPSLTDDLVPKVLSLTTLQKVLQNLLDESVPIRDMRTILDALQEHAPRTSDSHDLTAAVRLALGRAITQQWYPGADDLQVMGLDPTLERVLSQALSTGANPGLEPGLAQTLMNSTQNAIMRQQNLGLPPVLLVQHSLRAMLARFLRRSLPQLKVLSYAEVPDTRNVKVVNLIGA from the coding sequence ATGAACGCGCGCGCTGGATTTTTCGCCAAACGGCCCGACGCGCTGGGCACGCAGAACTTGCGAGCCCTCGCTGGCCCGATCCTGATCTGCATGATCCTGGGCATGATGATTCTGCCCTTGCCCGCATTTTTGCTGGACTTGCTGTTCACCTTCAACATCGCGCTGTCGGTGATGGTGTTGCTCGTCAGCATGTACACGCAAAAGCCGCTCGACTTCGCGGCGTTCCCGAGCGTGCTGCTGTTCTCGACGCTGCTGCGGCTGTCGCTGAATGTGGCGTCGACGCGTATCGTGCTGCTCGAAGGCCACACCGGCCCGGATGCGGCGGGCCAGGTGATCGAATCGTTCGGGCATTTTCTCGTCGGCGGAAATTTCGCGGTCGGTATCGTCGTGTTCGTGATTCTGATGATCATCAACTTCATGGTGATCACGAAGGGCGCGGGGCGGATCGCCGAAGTGGGCGCGCGCTTCACGCTCGACGCGATGCCCGGCAAGCAGATGGCCATCGACGCCGATCTGAACGCCGGCCTCATCAACGAGGAAACCGCGAAGAAGCGCCGTCAGGCCGTGGCGCAGGAAGCCGAGTTCTATGGTTCGATGGACGGCGCCAGCAAGTTCGTGCGCGGCGATGCGATCGCGGGCCTGCTGATCATGGTGATCAACGTGGTGGGCGGGCTGATCGTCGGCATGCTCCAGCACGACATGGACTTCGGGCACGCGGCGACCAACTACACACTGCTGACCATCGGCGACGGCCTCGTCGCGCAGATTCCGTCGCTCATCATTTCGACGGCGGCGGGCGTGATCGTATCGCGCGTCGCGACCGAGGAAGACATCGGCACGCAACTGACGGGCCAGTTGTTCCAGAATCCGCGCGTACTGATGATCACGGGCGTGATCATCGGCATCATGGGTCTGATTCCGGGCATGCCGCACTTCGCGTTCATGCTGCTCGGCGGCGGCCTGATCTATGCCGCGCGCACGATGAACAAGCGCGCCGAAGCGAAGAAGAAGGCCAGCGCCGTCACCGATGTCACGCCGCTCGCGGCGAGCGCGGCGGCTGCATCGGCGGAAAATGCGGAAGCGAGCTGGGAAGATGTGTCGCTCATCGATCCGCTCGGGCTGGAAGTGGGCTATCGGCTGATTCCGCTCGTCGATCGCAACAGCGACGGCGAACTGCTCAAGCGCATCAAGGGCATTCGCAAGAAGTTCGCGCAGGAAATCGGCTTTCTGCCGCCGGTCATTCACATTCGCGACAATCTCGAACTTCGGCCGAACGGCTACCGGATCGCGCTGAAGGGCGTGGAAGTGGGCGTCGGCGAAGCGTTCCCGGGCCAGTGGCTCGCGATCAATCCGGGACAGGTGTCGGCCGCGCTGCCGGGCGCGCAGACGCAGGACCCGGCGTTCGGACTGCCGGCAGTGTGGATCGACACGAATCTGCGCGAACAGGCGCAGGTGTACGGCTACACCGTAGTCGATGCGAGCACGGTCGTCGCGACGCATTTGAATCATCTCGTCGTGACGCATGCGGCCGAGTTGCTCGGGCGTCAGGAAGTGCAGGCGCTGCTGGAGCGCATCGGCAAGGACACGCCGTCGCTCACGGACGATCTGGTGCCGAAGGTGCTGTCGCTCACGACGCTGCAAAAGGTGTTGCAGAACCTGCTCGACGAAAGCGTGCCGATCCGCGACATGCGTACGATTCTCGACGCGTTGCAGGAACACGCGCCGCGCACCTCCGATTCGCACGACCTCACGGCGGCGGTACGACTGGCGCTGGGGCGCGCGATCACGCAGCAGTGGTATCCGGGCGCGGACGATCTGCAGGTGATGGGACTTGATCCGACGCTGGAGCGGGTGCTGTCGCAGGCGTTGTCGACCGGGGCGAATCCGGGGCTGGAACCGGGGCTTGCGCAGACGCTGATGAACTCGACGCAGAACGCGATCATGCGTCAGCAGAATCTGGGCTTGCCGCCGGTGCTGCTCGTGCAGCACTCGCTGCGTGCGATGCTGGCTCGCTTTCTCCGCAGAAGCCTGCCGCAGTTGAAGGTGCTGTCTTATGCGGAAGTGCCGGATACGCGAAATGTGAAGGTGGTGAATCTGATTGGCGCTTGA
- the flgM gene encoding flagellar biosynthesis anti-sigma factor FlgM, whose amino-acid sequence MDIVKIETNSNTTLAGLQDNLQRASQNDAKGATGAAQQSGANPAKNSTVSLSPLASDLRASNGSDIDTAKVESIKAAIRDGSLKMDTSKIADGILSTARDLLQTRTPPTGG is encoded by the coding sequence ATGGACATCGTGAAAATCGAAACGAATAGCAACACCACGCTGGCAGGCCTTCAAGACAACCTGCAACGCGCGTCGCAAAACGACGCGAAGGGCGCCACGGGCGCCGCGCAACAGTCGGGCGCGAACCCGGCGAAGAACTCGACGGTGAGCCTTTCGCCGCTGGCGAGCGACCTGCGCGCATCGAACGGTTCCGACATCGACACGGCGAAAGTCGAGTCGATCAAGGCCGCGATCCGCGACGGCAGTCTGAAGATGGATACGAGCAAGATCGCCGACGGCATTCTGAGCACCGCCCGCGACCTGCTGCAAACGAGAACCCCGCCGACCGGCGGCTGA
- the gcvH gene encoding glycine cleavage system protein GcvH has translation MSIPADLKYTESHEWVRTESDGTLTIGITDHAQEALGDIVFVELPAVGKTVAAGDAIAVIESVKAASDIYAPVSGEIVAANDSLSATPDQVNGAPYESWLFKIKPAGDAGLDKLLDAEGYGKSIGE, from the coding sequence ATGAGCATCCCGGCCGATCTGAAATACACCGAATCGCACGAATGGGTCCGCACCGAATCCGATGGCACGCTGACCATCGGCATCACCGATCACGCGCAGGAAGCGCTCGGTGACATCGTGTTCGTCGAACTGCCCGCGGTGGGCAAGACCGTCGCGGCGGGCGATGCCATCGCCGTGATCGAATCGGTGAAGGCCGCATCCGACATTTACGCGCCGGTCTCGGGCGAGATCGTCGCCGCCAACGACTCGCTCAGCGCGACGCCCGACCAGGTGAACGGCGCGCCGTACGAAAGCTGGCTCTTCAAGATCAAGCCGGCCGGCGACGCCGGTCTCGACAAGCTGCTCGACGCCGAAGGCTACGGCAAGTCGATCGGCGAATAA
- the flhB gene encoding flagellar biosynthesis protein FlhB, giving the protein MAEESDLEKTESATPKRLEKAREEGQVARSRELASFALLAAGFFGVWGLSGPISQHLQSILRGAFTFDHATVLDTRQMMIGAANAGKEGMFAVLPVLLLSGFAALAAPMALGGWLITTKPLAPNFGRLNPISGLGKIFSAQGPVQLGMSMLKTMVVGGMAGSAIWSRKAEVLGLLTKPLTLALADAMHLIFVCCGMAIGGLFLVAAVDVPYQLYSHAKKLRMSKEEVKREHKENEGDPHIKGKIRSQQRAAARRRMMQAIPTADVIVTNPTHFAVALKYTDGQMRAPKVVAKGVNLVAGRIRELGREHNVPLLEAPPLARALYHNVEINREIPGALYGAVAQVLAWVYQLKRYKEDGGTKPDEPSDLDVPKELDKGGVSDADAEQEASEALNGDNTDKGAAA; this is encoded by the coding sequence GTGGCAGAAGAAAGCGATCTCGAAAAAACCGAATCAGCCACTCCCAAGCGCCTGGAAAAGGCGCGGGAGGAAGGCCAGGTTGCGCGTTCGCGGGAACTCGCGTCATTCGCGCTGCTGGCGGCGGGATTTTTCGGCGTGTGGGGTTTGTCGGGGCCGATCAGCCAGCATTTGCAGTCGATCCTGCGCGGCGCGTTCACCTTCGACCACGCGACCGTGCTCGACACGCGCCAGATGATGATCGGCGCGGCGAACGCGGGCAAGGAAGGAATGTTCGCGGTGCTGCCGGTTCTCCTGCTCTCCGGTTTCGCCGCGCTCGCCGCGCCGATGGCGCTGGGCGGCTGGCTCATCACGACGAAACCGCTCGCGCCGAACTTCGGGCGCCTGAATCCGATCAGCGGTCTCGGCAAGATCTTTTCGGCGCAAGGGCCGGTTCAGCTCGGCATGTCGATGCTGAAGACGATGGTCGTCGGCGGCATGGCGGGCTCGGCGATCTGGAGCCGCAAGGCCGAAGTGCTCGGCCTGCTGACGAAACCGCTCACGCTGGCGCTCGCCGACGCGATGCATCTGATCTTCGTGTGCTGCGGCATGGCGATCGGCGGGTTGTTTCTGGTCGCGGCCGTCGACGTGCCGTATCAGCTTTACTCGCACGCGAAGAAGCTGCGCATGAGCAAGGAAGAAGTGAAGCGCGAGCACAAGGAAAACGAAGGCGATCCGCACATCAAGGGCAAGATCCGCTCGCAGCAGCGCGCGGCCGCGCGTCGCCGGATGATGCAGGCGATTCCGACCGCCGATGTGATCGTCACGAACCCGACGCACTTCGCCGTCGCGCTGAAGTACACCGATGGCCAGATGCGCGCGCCGAAGGTCGTCGCGAAGGGCGTGAATCTGGTCGCGGGACGCATTCGCGAACTGGGCCGCGAGCACAACGTGCCGCTGCTCGAAGCGCCGCCGCTGGCGCGCGCGCTGTATCACAACGTCGAGATCAACCGCGAGATTCCGGGCGCGCTGTATGGCGCGGTCGCGCAGGTGCTGGCGTGGGTCTACCAGCTCAAGCGCTACAAGGAAGATGGCGGCACGAAGCCGGACGAACCGTCCGATCTCGACGTGCCGAAGGAACTGGACAAGGGCGGCGTATCCGACGCCGACGCCGAACAGGAAGCCTCCGAGGCCCTGAACGGCGACAACACTGACAAGGGAGCCGCAGCATGA
- the gcvP gene encoding aminomethyl-transferring glycine dehydrogenase, whose protein sequence is MKLEHPDRLMNRTSLSLAALECHDAFAERHIGPDDADQRAMLDALGFASRAAFIDAVIPESIRRKETLPLGAFTQPKSEAEALAALRKLADENLVFRTYIGQGYYGTHTPAVILRNVLENPAWYTAYTPYQPEISQGRLEALLNFQQMIMDLTGLAMANASLLDEATAAAEAMTLLQRVGKPKSNVFYVADDVLPQTIEVVKTRAKPAGIEVKVGPAADAASANAFGVLLQYPGANGDVRDYRALAEAIHAAGGHVVAAADLLALTLITPPGEWGADVAIGNTQRFGVPVGFGGPHAAYMAVRDEFKRQMPGRLVGVTVDAQGNSALRLALQTREQHIRREKATSNVCTAQALLAIMASMYAVYHGPRGLKTIALRVNRVASIFAAGVKKLGYTIANDTFFDTVTIDSGANTTGLHQAAYAAHVNLRHVSATQVGVSLDETTTRDDLLKLFALFAEVAGKTETFDIDALDQAASDPLPAELHRTSEYLTHPVFNRHHSEHEMLRYLRSLADKDLALDRTMIPLGSCTMKLNATSEMLPVTWPEFAQIHPFAPAEQTAGYRTMIDQLEQMLVACTGYAAVSLQPNAGSQGEYAGLLIIHAYHESRGEGHRNVCLIPASAHGTNPASAQMAGMQVVVVACDANGNVDIDDLKAKAEKHSANLAAIMITYPSTHGVFERNVREICDIVHSHGGQVYVDGANMNAMVGLCAPGQFGGDVSHLNLHKTFCIPHGGGGPGVGPVAVGAHLAKFLPNQASTGYKRDEAGIGAVSSAPYGSAAILPISWMYIAMMGAQGLTAATESAILAANYVAKRLAPHYPVLYSGAGGLVAHECILDVRPIKESSGISVEDVAKRLIDYGFHAPTMSFPVPGTLMVEPTESESKEELDRFIDAMIAIREEIRAVEEGRADREDNVLKHAPHTAAVVTSDAWAHTYTRESAAYPLKSLVTRKYWSPVGRADNAYGDRNLMCSCVPVSEYADE, encoded by the coding sequence ATGAAGCTCGAACACCCGGATCGCCTGATGAACCGCACCTCCCTGTCACTCGCCGCGCTCGAATGCCACGACGCATTCGCCGAGCGGCACATCGGCCCCGATGACGCGGACCAGCGCGCCATGCTCGACGCGCTCGGTTTCGCGTCACGCGCGGCCTTCATCGACGCGGTGATTCCTGAATCGATCCGCCGCAAGGAAACGCTGCCGCTCGGCGCGTTCACGCAGCCCAAGAGCGAGGCGGAAGCGCTCGCGGCATTGCGCAAGCTGGCGGACGAGAATCTGGTGTTTCGAACTTATATCGGCCAGGGCTACTACGGCACGCACACGCCGGCGGTGATCCTGCGCAACGTGCTCGAAAATCCGGCGTGGTACACGGCCTACACGCCGTATCAGCCGGAAATTTCGCAAGGGCGTCTGGAAGCGCTGCTGAATTTCCAGCAGATGATCATGGACCTGACTGGCCTCGCGATGGCGAACGCCTCGCTGCTCGACGAAGCCACCGCCGCCGCCGAAGCGATGACGCTGCTGCAACGCGTCGGCAAGCCGAAATCGAACGTGTTCTATGTCGCCGATGACGTGCTGCCGCAGACCATCGAAGTGGTGAAGACGCGCGCGAAGCCCGCGGGCATCGAAGTCAAGGTCGGCCCGGCCGCCGACGCCGCGAGCGCGAACGCGTTCGGCGTGCTGCTGCAGTATCCGGGCGCGAACGGCGATGTGCGAGACTATCGCGCGCTGGCCGAAGCGATTCACGCTGCGGGCGGCCATGTCGTCGCGGCGGCGGATCTGCTCGCGCTGACGCTCATCACGCCGCCGGGCGAATGGGGCGCGGATGTCGCGATCGGCAATACGCAGCGTTTCGGCGTGCCGGTCGGCTTCGGCGGCCCGCACGCGGCGTACATGGCCGTGCGCGATGAATTCAAGCGCCAGATGCCGGGGCGTCTCGTCGGCGTGACCGTCGACGCGCAGGGCAACTCCGCGCTGCGTCTCGCGCTGCAAACGCGCGAACAGCATATTCGCCGCGAAAAGGCGACGTCGAACGTGTGCACGGCGCAGGCGCTGCTCGCGATCATGGCGAGCATGTACGCCGTCTATCACGGCCCGCGCGGTCTGAAGACGATCGCACTGCGCGTGAACCGCGTGGCATCGATTTTCGCAGCGGGCGTGAAGAAGCTCGGCTATACCATCGCCAACGACACGTTCTTCGACACGGTCACGATCGACAGCGGCGCGAACACGACCGGGCTGCATCAGGCTGCATACGCCGCGCATGTCAATCTGCGCCACGTGAGCGCAACGCAAGTGGGCGTATCGCTCGATGAAACCACCACGCGCGACGACCTGCTCAAGCTCTTCGCGCTGTTCGCGGAAGTCGCGGGCAAGACCGAAACGTTCGATATCGACGCGCTCGATCAGGCCGCGTCCGATCCGCTGCCGGCCGAACTGCACCGCACGAGCGAATACCTGACGCATCCGGTTTTCAATCGCCATCATTCCGAACACGAAATGCTGCGCTATCTGCGCAGCCTCGCCGACAAGGACCTCGCGCTCGATCGCACGATGATCCCGCTCGGCTCCTGCACGATGAAGCTCAACGCGACCTCTGAAATGCTGCCGGTGACGTGGCCCGAGTTCGCGCAGATTCACCCGTTCGCGCCCGCCGAGCAGACGGCCGGCTATCGCACGATGATCGATCAGCTCGAACAGATGCTCGTCGCGTGCACCGGTTACGCGGCGGTGTCGCTGCAGCCGAATGCGGGATCGCAAGGCGAATACGCGGGCCTGCTCATCATCCACGCTTATCACGAGTCGCGCGGCGAAGGGCATCGCAATGTGTGTCTGATTCCGGCGTCCGCGCACGGCACCAATCCGGCGTCGGCGCAGATGGCGGGCATGCAGGTCGTCGTCGTCGCGTGCGATGCGAACGGCAACGTCGATATCGACGATCTGAAGGCGAAGGCGGAGAAGCATTCCGCCAATCTCGCGGCGATCATGATCACGTATCCGTCGACGCACGGCGTGTTCGAGCGCAACGTCCGCGAGATCTGCGACATCGTCCATTCGCATGGCGGCCAGGTGTATGTCGATGGTGCGAACATGAACGCGATGGTCGGCCTGTGCGCGCCCGGCCAGTTCGGCGGCGACGTGTCGCACCTGAATCTGCACAAGACGTTCTGCATTCCGCACGGCGGCGGCGGACCGGGCGTCGGTCCGGTCGCGGTCGGCGCGCATCTGGCGAAGTTCCTGCCGAATCAGGCGTCCACCGGCTACAAGCGCGATGAGGCGGGCATCGGCGCGGTGTCGTCCGCGCCTTATGGCTCGGCCGCGATCCTGCCGATCTCGTGGATGTACATTGCGATGATGGGCGCGCAAGGTCTTACCGCCGCCACCGAAAGCGCGATTCTCGCCGCGAACTATGTCGCGAAGCGTCTCGCGCCGCACTATCCGGTGCTGTACAGCGGTGCGGGCGGACTCGTCGCGCACGAGTGCATTCTCGACGTGCGGCCGATCAAGGAATCGAGCGGTATCTCGGTGGAAGACGTCGCGAAACGCCTGATCGACTACGGTTTCCACGCCCCGACGATGAGCTTCCCCGTGCCCGGCACGCTGATGGTCGAGCCGACGGAGTCGGAATCGAAGGAAGAACTCGACCGCTTCATCGACGCGATGATCGCGATCCGCGAGGAAATCCGCGCGGTCGAAGAAGGGCGCGCCGATCGCGAAGACAACGTGCTGAAGCATGCGCCGCACACGGCGGCGGTGGTCACGTCGGATGCGTGGGCGCACACGTACACGCGCGAGTCGGCAGCGTATCCGTTGAAGTCGCTGGTGACGCGCAAGTACTGGTCGCCGGTCGGCCGCGCGGACAATGCGTACGGCGACCGCAACCTGATGTGCTCGTGCGTGCCGGTATCGGAATACGCGGACGAGTAA